In Streptomyces sp. NBC_01717, one DNA window encodes the following:
- a CDS encoding ABC-F family ATP-binding cassette domain-containing protein: protein MTATLVAKDLAAGHGDRTLFAGLDLVVAPGDVIGLVGVNGAGKSSLLRLLAGLDRPEEGELRLSPPTATVGHLPQEPERRPDETVREFLARRTGVADAQAAMDAATQALVDEAPGADDAYSDTLERWLALGGADLDERAEEIAADLGLTVGLDLPMTALSGGQAARAGLASLLLSRYDIFLLDEPTNDLDLDGLERLERYVSGLRAGTVVISHDREFLMRTVTKVLELDLAQQQINLYGGGYAAYLEERDRARRHAREEFEEYADKRSALEGRAQMQRGWMDKGVKNARRKATDSDKIGRKFRSEASEKQAAKARQTQRMIERLDVVDEPRKEWELRMEIATAPRSGSVVATLRDAQVERGDFAFGPASLQIDWADRVAITGANGAGKSTLLAALLGRLPLDSGHATLGSGVVVGEVDQARKLFHGSESLLEAFCAAVPDTEPAEVRTLLAKFGLRADHVMRPATTLSPGERTRAALALLQGRGVNLLVLDEPTNHLDLPAIEQLESALDSYTGTLLLVTHDRRMLEAVRTTRRVEVAAGKVTEA from the coding sequence ATGACTGCCACTCTCGTCGCCAAGGACCTCGCCGCCGGACACGGCGACCGCACACTGTTCGCCGGGCTCGACCTCGTCGTCGCGCCCGGCGACGTGATCGGTCTCGTCGGAGTCAACGGAGCCGGAAAATCGTCGCTGCTCCGGCTGCTCGCCGGGCTCGACCGGCCGGAGGAGGGCGAGCTGCGGCTCTCCCCGCCCACCGCCACCGTCGGCCACCTCCCGCAGGAGCCGGAGCGGCGCCCGGACGAGACCGTGCGGGAGTTCCTCGCCCGCCGGACCGGCGTCGCCGACGCACAGGCGGCGATGGACGCCGCGACCCAGGCCCTGGTCGACGAGGCGCCGGGTGCCGACGACGCGTACTCCGACACCCTCGAACGCTGGCTGGCCCTCGGCGGCGCCGACCTGGACGAGCGTGCCGAGGAGATCGCCGCCGACCTCGGTCTGACCGTCGGCCTCGACCTGCCGATGACCGCACTCTCCGGCGGTCAGGCCGCCCGCGCCGGCCTCGCCTCGCTGCTCCTGTCGCGCTACGACATCTTCCTGCTCGACGAGCCCACCAACGACCTCGACCTGGACGGCCTGGAGCGCCTGGAGCGGTACGTCTCCGGGCTGCGCGCAGGCACCGTCGTGATCAGCCACGACCGCGAGTTCCTGATGCGCACGGTCACCAAGGTCCTCGAACTCGACCTCGCCCAGCAGCAGATCAACCTGTACGGCGGCGGTTACGCGGCCTACCTGGAGGAGCGCGACCGCGCACGCCGGCACGCCCGCGAGGAGTTCGAGGAGTACGCCGACAAGCGCTCCGCCCTCGAGGGGCGGGCGCAGATGCAGCGCGGCTGGATGGACAAGGGCGTCAAGAACGCCCGCCGCAAGGCCACCGACTCCGACAAGATCGGCCGCAAGTTCCGCAGCGAGGCGAGCGAGAAGCAGGCCGCGAAGGCCCGGCAGACCCAGCGCATGATCGAACGGCTCGATGTCGTCGACGAACCGCGCAAGGAGTGGGAGCTGCGGATGGAGATCGCGACGGCCCCGCGTTCCGGTTCGGTCGTCGCGACCCTGCGCGACGCACAGGTCGAACGCGGCGATTTCGCGTTCGGCCCGGCGTCGCTGCAGATCGACTGGGCGGACCGGGTGGCGATCACCGGCGCCAACGGAGCCGGTAAGTCCACCCTCCTCGCGGCGCTGCTGGGGCGCCTCCCGCTGGACTCGGGCCACGCGACGCTCGGCTCGGGCGTGGTGGTCGGCGAGGTGGACCAGGCACGGAAGCTGTTCCACGGCTCGGAGTCGCTGCTTGAGGCGTTCTGCGCGGCCGTCCCGGACACCGAACCCGCCGAAGTGCGCACGCTGCTAGCCAAGTTCGGGCTGCGCGCGGACCATGTGATGCGCCCCGCGACGACGCTCTCCCCGGGGGAGCGCACCCGCGCGGCACTGGCCCTCCTGCAGGGCAGGGGCGTGAACCTCCTGGTCCTGGACGAGCCCACGAACCACCTCGACCTGCCCGCGATCGAGCAGCTGGAATCGGCGCTCGACTCGTACACCGGGACGTTGCTCCTGGTCACGCATGACCGGCGGATGCTGGAGGCGGTGCGGACGACGAGGCGGGTCGAGGTGGCGGCGGGCAAGGTGACCGAGGCCTGA
- a CDS encoding TrmH family RNA methyltransferase, which produces MSGDRSGPAIRTRTRTELRRTRRPRAHSCWDHLYAAPLWPLHGANLGTLARTCDAVGACLTVPRHPWVPEALARGNTLRKPLCTHWTGDPLGWLQKQRERGLRIVGVELADEAIRLADLPAAREPTVMVLGHEQQGIPPEALDLLDTCVEIPMIGTGASLNVAVAGSLALYRLAGLL; this is translated from the coding sequence ATGAGCGGCGACCGGAGCGGGCCCGCGATCCGCACCCGTACCCGCACGGAACTCCGCCGCACCCGGCGCCCGCGCGCACACTCCTGCTGGGACCACCTCTACGCCGCTCCGCTCTGGCCGCTGCACGGAGCGAATCTCGGCACCCTGGCCCGTACCTGTGACGCCGTCGGCGCCTGCCTCACCGTGCCCCGCCACCCGTGGGTGCCCGAGGCCCTGGCCCGCGGCAACACCCTCCGCAAACCCCTCTGCACCCACTGGACCGGCGATCCCCTCGGCTGGCTGCAGAAACAGCGCGAGCGGGGTCTGCGGATAGTCGGTGTCGAACTGGCCGACGAGGCGATCCGCCTCGCCGACCTGCCCGCGGCCCGCGAACCGACCGTGATGGTCCTCGGCCACGAACAGCAGGGCATCCCACCCGAGGCCCTGGATCTCCTCGACACCTGCGTCGAGATCCCGATGATCGGCACCGGCGCCAGCCTGAACGTCGCCGTGGCGGGATCCCTCGCCCTCTACCGACTGGCCGGCCTGCTGTGA
- a CDS encoding oxidoreductase, translated as MSAEYATFGLAPAMRAGGVLADGDYQVHRDFMDFIVDGRPLLFQLTDLDAVSPLASDVPPAIFTTHVRRLLLEVEAPLADGRYVIYGCPECESLGCGAVTAVIERDGADIVWRDFAWQTYETVDLERSGYHGIGPFRFDGFQYRQALERLLPAASADGSEPGPDVPAGRRVLLIGARVAVLAKLAAALRAIGIGADVAADVAQVSPDELRGYRAVAFGRAITEDERAAVRQAFTRAGADVAYVDGLAPVIPVLVAQIEHALDRTAPAQRRLVRLAAADGTAGVHVTSSCRVSLVAYRIDRLYRTHTQEVFDGVLEPGEHRIPLDARAVKGQSFIVARTMGSVLVAPMVHH; from the coding sequence ATGTCTGCCGAGTACGCGACCTTCGGCCTTGCGCCGGCGATGCGAGCCGGTGGAGTCCTCGCCGATGGCGACTACCAGGTGCACCGGGACTTCATGGACTTCATCGTCGACGGCCGCCCGCTGCTGTTCCAGCTCACCGACCTCGACGCCGTGTCCCCGCTCGCCTCCGACGTACCGCCCGCGATCTTCACCACGCACGTGCGGCGCCTGCTCCTCGAAGTGGAAGCCCCGCTCGCCGACGGGCGCTACGTGATCTACGGCTGCCCCGAGTGCGAGAGCCTCGGATGCGGGGCGGTCACCGCTGTCATCGAACGCGACGGCGCCGACATCGTCTGGCGCGACTTCGCCTGGCAGACGTACGAGACCGTCGACCTGGAACGGAGCGGGTACCACGGCATAGGGCCGTTCCGCTTCGACGGCTTCCAGTACCGGCAGGCACTGGAACGACTGCTTCCGGCAGCGTCGGCGGACGGCTCCGAGCCGGGCCCGGACGTGCCCGCCGGGCGCCGCGTCCTGCTGATCGGCGCCCGCGTCGCCGTACTCGCCAAGCTCGCCGCCGCACTCCGCGCCATCGGGATCGGCGCCGACGTCGCCGCCGACGTCGCCCAGGTGTCGCCCGACGAGCTCCGCGGCTACCGTGCCGTGGCCTTCGGCCGCGCCATCACCGAAGACGAACGCGCCGCCGTGCGGCAGGCCTTCACCCGGGCCGGAGCGGACGTCGCCTACGTCGACGGCCTCGCTCCGGTCATCCCCGTACTGGTCGCCCAGATCGAACATGCCCTTGACCGCACCGCACCCGCCCAGCGCCGTCTGGTCCGGCTGGCGGCGGCGGACGGCACGGCCGGAGTCCACGTCACCTCGTCCTGCCGGGTGAGCCTGGTCGCGTACCGGATCGACCGGCTGTACCGCACCCACACCCAGGAGGTCTTCGACGGCGTACTGGAACCGGGCGAGCACCGAATTCCACTGGACGCACGGGCGGTGAAGGGGCAATCCTTCATCGTGGCGCGCACCATGGGGAGCGTGCTGGTCGCACCGATGGTGCACCACTGA
- a CDS encoding FAD-dependent oxidoreductase, translating into MGGAEVSDVIVVGGGVSGLTTALVLAERGHRVRVWSREPAAATASAVAGALWWPYRIEPAEPAGDWSLTSLRRYEELARRSEETGVRLVAGLHRGERLAALGPWAGQLKDLVQVADGLRARLPLIDMPVYLGWLERRLAAAGVAVEQRAVTAFDEAAAEATTVVDCTGLGARELVRDAGVRPVRGQLVLVENPGIEEWFTEADPTSEATTYYFPQPGRLVLGGTAQVDDWSMVPDPGTAGEIVARCARIRPEIARARIIGHLVGLRPARDAGVRIEAEPLPGGGRLVHNYGHDGAGVTVAWGCAETAAQLVG; encoded by the coding sequence ATGGGCGGGGCAGAAGTGTCGGACGTGATCGTGGTGGGCGGCGGGGTCAGCGGACTGACGACGGCGCTGGTGCTGGCCGAGCGAGGTCACCGGGTACGGGTCTGGTCCCGGGAGCCGGCCGCGGCGACCGCCTCGGCCGTGGCGGGCGCGTTGTGGTGGCCGTACCGGATCGAGCCGGCGGAGCCGGCCGGTGACTGGTCACTGACCTCGCTGCGGAGGTACGAGGAGCTGGCCCGGCGCTCGGAGGAGACCGGTGTACGGCTGGTCGCCGGCCTGCACCGGGGCGAGCGACTCGCCGCGCTCGGGCCGTGGGCGGGGCAGTTGAAGGACCTGGTGCAGGTGGCGGACGGCCTGCGGGCACGGCTGCCGCTGATCGACATGCCGGTGTACCTGGGCTGGTTGGAGCGGAGACTCGCGGCGGCGGGGGTTGCGGTCGAGCAGCGCGCGGTCACCGCGTTCGACGAAGCGGCGGCGGAGGCCACGACGGTGGTCGACTGCACCGGTCTCGGGGCCCGGGAACTGGTCCGGGATGCCGGGGTGCGACCGGTACGCGGCCAGCTGGTGCTGGTGGAGAACCCGGGGATCGAGGAGTGGTTCACCGAGGCGGACCCGACGTCGGAGGCGACCACGTACTACTTCCCGCAGCCCGGGCGGCTGGTCCTCGGCGGCACGGCCCAGGTGGACGACTGGAGCATGGTGCCTGATCCCGGTACGGCCGGGGAGATCGTGGCCCGGTGCGCCCGGATCCGGCCGGAGATCGCGCGGGCGCGGATCATCGGGCACTTGGTGGGGCTGCGTCCGGCCCGCGACGCGGGTGTCCGGATCGAGGCCGAACCGCTGCCGGGCGGCGGGCGGTTGGTCCACAACTACGGGCACGATGGCGCGGGGGTGACGGTTGCCTGGGGCTGCGCGGAGACAGCGGCCCAGTTGGTGGGCTGA
- a CDS encoding BCCT family transporter, whose protein sequence is MSQDEQGTGGRGDLPVTADLPGDPTQDRQPTTDRVVFGVTAVLTLAFVTWGAAATGSLEAVSSKMLNGLIHNGGWAFMLVASGFVVFALWLAVSRYGNISLGQEGEEPEFHTVSWVAMMFSAGMGIGLMFYGVSEPLAHFTNPPPGTHPFDAADAMQTAMATTLFHWTLHPWAIYAVVGLAIAYSSYRRRRRQTISAVFEPLIGARHAHGAVGRLIDILAIFATLFGSAASLGLGALQIGSGFHELNWREKTGTGLLVLIIAVLTVAFVFSAISGVEKGIQWLSNTNMVLAVVLAVFVFIAGPTIIVLDLLPTSIAAYFGNLAQLAGRTEATGKGEVAEWLGSWTVFYWAWWISWTPFVGMFIARISRGRTIRQFVGGVILVPSTVSLVWFAIFGGTAIKLQEAGRLGAATTQEAQLFGVLKQFPIATVMSLLVMILVGIFFVSGADAASIVMGTLSQKGIREPAKWVVIFWGVVTGAVAAVMLLIGNGKGDALAGLQNLTILVAAPFTLVMIGMCVALMRDLREDPLIVRREFGIEAVESAVIEGHAKYAGDFEIRIGPGGSQITTEHHDKSDPPNPPGD, encoded by the coding sequence GTGTCGCAGGACGAACAGGGAACGGGTGGTCGGGGGGATCTTCCGGTAACGGCGGATCTGCCCGGCGACCCGACTCAGGACCGGCAGCCCACGACCGACCGGGTGGTCTTCGGAGTCACCGCCGTCCTCACCCTCGCCTTCGTGACCTGGGGGGCCGCCGCCACGGGATCGCTGGAGGCCGTCTCCAGCAAGATGCTCAACGGGCTCATCCACAACGGTGGTTGGGCCTTCATGCTCGTCGCGTCCGGGTTCGTCGTCTTCGCCCTCTGGCTCGCCGTCAGCCGCTACGGGAACATCTCCCTCGGCCAGGAGGGCGAGGAGCCCGAATTCCACACCGTGTCCTGGGTCGCGATGATGTTCAGCGCCGGCATGGGCATCGGACTCATGTTCTATGGCGTCAGTGAGCCGCTGGCCCACTTCACCAACCCACCGCCCGGCACCCACCCCTTCGACGCCGCCGACGCGATGCAGACGGCGATGGCCACCACCCTCTTCCACTGGACGCTCCACCCCTGGGCGATCTACGCGGTCGTCGGGCTCGCCATCGCGTACAGCTCCTACCGGCGCCGCAGGCGGCAGACGATCAGCGCGGTGTTCGAGCCGCTCATCGGCGCCCGGCACGCCCACGGCGCCGTCGGCCGGCTCATCGACATCCTGGCCATCTTCGCGACCCTCTTCGGCTCCGCCGCGTCGCTCGGCCTCGGCGCACTCCAGATCGGCAGCGGGTTCCACGAGCTGAACTGGCGGGAGAAGACCGGCACCGGACTGCTCGTCCTGATCATCGCGGTTCTGACGGTGGCGTTCGTCTTCTCGGCGATCTCCGGGGTCGAGAAGGGCATCCAGTGGCTGTCCAACACCAATATGGTGCTTGCCGTGGTCCTCGCGGTCTTCGTCTTCATCGCCGGCCCCACGATCATCGTGCTGGATCTGCTGCCCACCTCGATCGCCGCGTACTTCGGCAACCTCGCCCAGCTCGCCGGACGCACCGAGGCGACCGGAAAGGGTGAGGTGGCCGAGTGGCTGGGCAGCTGGACCGTCTTCTACTGGGCGTGGTGGATCTCCTGGACGCCCTTCGTCGGCATGTTCATCGCCCGCATCAGCCGCGGCCGGACGATCCGTCAGTTCGTCGGCGGCGTCATTCTGGTGCCCAGCACCGTGAGCCTCGTCTGGTTCGCGATCTTCGGCGGAACGGCGATCAAGCTCCAGGAAGCGGGTCGGCTCGGCGCTGCCACGACCCAGGAGGCCCAGCTGTTCGGCGTCCTGAAGCAGTTCCCGATCGCCACCGTGATGAGTCTGCTGGTGATGATTCTGGTCGGCATCTTCTTCGTCTCGGGCGCCGACGCGGCCTCCATCGTGATGGGCACGCTCTCGCAGAAGGGCATCCGCGAACCGGCCAAGTGGGTCGTCATCTTCTGGGGTGTCGTCACCGGTGCGGTGGCGGCCGTGATGCTGCTGATCGGCAACGGGAAGGGCGACGCGCTCGCGGGGCTCCAGAACCTGACGATCCTCGTCGCCGCACCGTTCACGCTCGTCATGATCGGCATGTGTGTGGCACTGATGCGGGACCTGCGCGAGGACCCGCTGATCGTGCGCCGCGAGTTCGGCATCGAGGCCGTCGAATCGGCAGTGATCGAGGGCCATGCGAAGTACGCCGGCGACTTCGAGATCCGGATCGGCCCCGGCGGCAGCCAGATCACCACCGAACACCACGACAAGTCCGACCCTCCGAACCCGCCAGGCGATTGA
- a CDS encoding M14 family metallopeptidase has product MTSRIPIVRQLRVRPLARRLGIRRPGLRYLSLTAAAAVLAVPLVTVPAEAAHTPPRTGFEISNGAHWTGQPEEQSFLAAVDRGSDRVSIDRIGTTKQGRPLQLVRIGNHRPTSDTMLLICSQHGNEPSGREACLTTVRDLAYAKDPATRAFLSRTDVLVVPTANPDGRAANRRGNSDGVDINRDHIALQTAEARAMAAVIRDRKPDVIYDLHEYGATPPYYDKDLFVLWPRNLNTDDRVHGESQTLSEGYVRPTAKEAGYSSGLYGIWTDPVTGDPIKQTAGDGQERILRNTAGIKHAVGLLIESRVDALTDAEKADPALNSRRRVDSQLAALDGLFSFTDERRGRIEAATAASRTAGFKDRGPVYLGGADNEAAEPAEILQDPPCGYRLTAAQFADVRDELALHGVTFRRDGDGAYVPLRQSARNLVPLLLDERAAYHLTNGQADTAC; this is encoded by the coding sequence ATGACATCCCGTATCCCGATCGTCCGTCAGCTCCGCGTCCGGCCCCTTGCTCGGCGCCTCGGCATCCGTCGGCCGGGCCTCCGGTACCTGTCCCTGACGGCCGCGGCCGCGGTTCTGGCCGTGCCCCTGGTCACGGTGCCGGCCGAGGCCGCGCACACCCCGCCCCGTACCGGTTTCGAGATCAGCAACGGGGCCCACTGGACCGGTCAGCCCGAGGAGCAGTCGTTCCTCGCCGCCGTCGACCGGGGGAGCGATCGCGTCTCCATCGACCGGATCGGCACGACGAAACAGGGCCGCCCGCTCCAGCTCGTCCGTATCGGCAACCACCGCCCCACGTCCGACACGATGCTGCTGATCTGCAGCCAGCACGGCAACGAACCGTCCGGCCGCGAGGCCTGTCTGACCACCGTCCGGGATCTCGCGTACGCCAAGGACCCGGCGACGCGCGCCTTCCTCTCCCGGACCGATGTCCTCGTCGTCCCCACCGCGAACCCCGACGGGCGGGCGGCGAACCGCCGCGGCAACTCCGACGGTGTCGACATCAACCGCGACCACATCGCCCTGCAGACCGCCGAGGCCCGTGCCATGGCCGCGGTGATCCGCGACCGGAAGCCCGACGTGATCTACGACTTGCACGAGTACGGTGCCACCCCGCCGTACTACGACAAGGACCTGTTCGTCCTCTGGCCCCGCAACCTCAACACCGACGACCGGGTGCACGGCGAATCGCAGACCCTGTCCGAAGGGTATGTGCGGCCCACCGCCAAGGAGGCCGGCTACAGCAGCGGTCTCTACGGCATCTGGACCGACCCGGTCACCGGCGACCCGATAAAGCAGACCGCGGGCGACGGACAGGAGCGCATTCTGCGCAACACCGCGGGCATCAAGCATGCGGTGGGCCTGCTCATCGAGTCCCGGGTCGACGCGCTCACCGACGCCGAGAAGGCCGACCCGGCCCTCAACAGCCGACGTCGGGTCGACTCGCAGCTGGCCGCACTCGACGGGCTGTTCAGCTTCACGGACGAGCGACGCGGGCGCATCGAGGCCGCCACGGCCGCGTCACGCACGGCAGGGTTCAAGGACCGCGGTCCCGTCTACCTCGGCGGTGCCGACAACGAGGCGGCCGAGCCCGCCGAGATCCTGCAGGACCCGCCCTGCGGCTACCGGCTGACCGCCGCCCAGTTCGCCGACGTCAGGGACGAACTCGCTCTGCACGGCGTCACGTTCCGGCGCGACGGTGACGGAGCGTACGTACCGCTGCGCCAGTCCGCCCGGAACCTGGTCCCGCTCCTCCTCGACGAGCGGGCCGCATATCACCTCACAAACGGGCAAGCCGATACCGCTTGTTGA
- a CDS encoding Xaa-Pro dipeptidyl-peptidase has protein sequence MPIRVRGTRLTYRSLVVAASAALMTVLLSPAGAQGASPRESRPVYSYGNAVRESIWVDTGLDGDGDGKSDRVAVDIVRPREPAAQGRKIPVIMDASPYYSCCGRGNESQLKTYDSQGNPVQFPLHYDNYFVPRGYAFVAVDLAGTNRSDGCVDVGGRSDIQSAKAVIDWLNGRARGYTTRTGTERTGAGWSNGRTGMIGKSYDGTIANGVAATGVDGLRTIVPIGSISSWYDYYFAQGAPLYDSGPEWLSDYVESPEARARCAAVQQKLVDEAPRTGDRTKLWNERDYVKDARKVKASVFAVHGMQDLNVRTKHLGQWWDALADRGVERKIWLSQTGHVDPFDYRRAEWVDTLHRWFDHYLLGYDNGIDREPMADIERHPDQWSTDKVWPPRTTAVTTVRPGTGTAPGVGTLTRRPARPGATETFTDDPKQSETDWAADLERTTGAKAGFLTAPLAHDLRLAGSSQVTVTATPTTATAHLSAVLVDVGPDTIRDYAASGEGITTLTDRTCWGASTAGDSSCFKATEARTTTVDRTVFSRGWADLGTYASTDKGRPLTPGKRYTITVDLAASDHVVPAGHRLALIVAGTDKDLIDPPDSTPTLTLDLARTSAKLPFVGGAAAFVRATAGPAPATATPRVSRPEGVAPPRPAHRIPGGSRS, from the coding sequence ATGCCGATACGTGTGCGGGGCACCCGCTTGACGTACAGATCGCTGGTGGTGGCGGCCTCGGCCGCCCTGATGACCGTCCTGCTTTCACCGGCAGGCGCGCAGGGCGCGAGCCCGCGGGAGAGCAGACCCGTCTACTCGTACGGGAACGCCGTCCGTGAGTCCATCTGGGTGGACACCGGACTGGACGGCGACGGAGACGGAAAGAGCGACCGGGTCGCCGTCGACATCGTGCGGCCGCGCGAACCCGCAGCGCAGGGCCGGAAGATACCCGTGATCATGGACGCCAGCCCGTACTACTCCTGCTGCGGGCGCGGCAACGAGAGCCAGCTGAAGACGTACGACAGCCAGGGAAATCCGGTCCAGTTCCCGCTGCACTACGACAACTACTTCGTCCCGCGCGGCTACGCCTTCGTCGCCGTCGATCTGGCCGGTACCAATCGCTCCGACGGATGTGTCGATGTCGGAGGCCGCTCCGACATCCAGTCCGCCAAGGCGGTCATCGACTGGCTGAACGGCCGGGCCCGCGGCTACACCACCCGCACCGGCACCGAACGCACCGGAGCCGGCTGGTCCAACGGCCGCACCGGAATGATCGGCAAGAGTTACGACGGCACCATCGCCAACGGGGTGGCGGCGACCGGAGTCGACGGTCTGCGGACCATCGTTCCCATCGGATCCATCTCCTCCTGGTACGACTACTACTTCGCCCAGGGTGCCCCCCTCTACGACAGCGGCCCCGAATGGCTCTCCGACTATGTCGAGAGCCCCGAGGCACGGGCGCGCTGCGCCGCCGTCCAGCAGAAGCTCGTCGACGAGGCGCCCCGCACCGGCGACCGGACGAAGCTCTGGAACGAGCGCGACTACGTGAAGGACGCCCGCAAGGTGAAGGCCAGTGTCTTTGCCGTCCACGGGATGCAGGACCTCAACGTCCGCACCAAGCACCTCGGCCAGTGGTGGGACGCCCTCGCGGACCGGGGCGTCGAGCGCAAGATCTGGCTCTCCCAGACCGGTCACGTCGACCCGTTCGACTACCGGCGCGCCGAGTGGGTCGACACCCTGCACCGCTGGTTCGACCACTACCTCCTCGGCTACGACAACGGCATCGACCGCGAACCGATGGCCGACATCGAACGTCACCCCGACCAGTGGTCCACCGACAAGGTCTGGCCGCCCCGCACCACCGCGGTCACCACCGTGCGCCCCGGCACCGGCACCGCGCCCGGCGTCGGTACCCTCACGCGCAGGCCCGCCCGCCCCGGCGCCACCGAGACGTTCACCGACGACCCGAAGCAGAGCGAGACGGACTGGGCCGCCGACCTGGAGAGGACCACGGGCGCCAAGGCCGGGTTTCTCACCGCACCACTCGCCCACGACCTGCGGCTCGCCGGCTCTTCGCAGGTGACCGTCACCGCGACCCCGACGACCGCCACCGCCCATCTCTCCGCGGTCCTCGTCGACGTCGGCCCCGACACCATCCGGGACTACGCCGCATCCGGCGAAGGCATCACCACCCTCACCGACCGCACCTGCTGGGGTGCGAGCACCGCCGGGGACAGCTCCTGCTTCAAGGCGACCGAGGCCAGGACCACCACCGTCGACCGGACGGTCTTCAGCCGCGGCTGGGCCGACCTCGGGACGTACGCCTCCACGGACAAGGGGCGCCCTCTCACCCCGGGCAAGCGCTACACGATCACCGTCGACCTCGCCGCGAGCGACCACGTCGTGCCGGCCGGACACCGCCTCGCCCTGATCGTCGCGGGCACCGACAAGGACCTCATCGACCCGCCGGACTCCACGCCCACGCTCACCCTCGACCTGGCCCGTACCTCCGCGAAGCTGCCGTTCGTCGGCGGCGCCGCAGCGTTCGTGCGCGCCACCGCCGGCCCCGCGCCCGCGACAGCCACCCCCCGCGTATCCCGTCCCGAGGGCGTGGCACCGCCGCGTCCCGCACACCGCATCCCGGGAGGCAGCCGCTCATGA
- a CDS encoding LacI family DNA-binding transcriptional regulator — translation MPGPTPSSRDARPTLEAVAARAGVSRATASRVVNGGAGVRQPLVDQVRKAVEELGYIPNHAARTLVTRRNGAVAVIIDEPEFRIFSDPFFSRQIRGISRELNVYDAQLVLLLVEGSGDFDRITRYLAGGHVDGVLAFSLHTDDELPAVIRRFRVPTVYGGRPGTPGDASEHAVPYVDCDNRGGAREAVRHLVSLGRQRIGHIAGPRGQTSALDRIDGYRDVLPDSDPSLVVEGDFTVDGGARAMAELLERHPGLDAVFASNDLMASGALRVLGEHGRRVPEDVALVGFDDMEQVAEATDPPLTTVRQDVEGMGRLMVRLLMQRLNGEGQETDSVITPTELVRRVSA, via the coding sequence TTGCCCGGTCCGACCCCTTCCTCCCGTGATGCCCGCCCCACGCTGGAGGCCGTGGCGGCCCGCGCCGGAGTCTCCCGGGCGACGGCCTCCCGGGTCGTGAACGGCGGGGCGGGGGTGCGGCAGCCGCTGGTGGACCAGGTCCGCAAGGCGGTCGAGGAACTCGGGTACATACCGAACCATGCCGCGCGGACCCTGGTCACCCGGCGCAACGGCGCGGTGGCCGTGATCATCGACGAGCCGGAGTTCCGGATCTTCTCCGACCCGTTCTTCTCCCGGCAGATCCGTGGCATCAGCCGGGAACTGAACGTGTACGACGCCCAGCTGGTGCTCCTCCTGGTGGAGGGCAGCGGGGACTTCGACCGGATCACCCGCTATCTGGCCGGTGGCCATGTGGACGGCGTGCTGGCGTTCTCGCTGCACACCGACGACGAACTTCCCGCCGTCATCCGCCGGTTCCGGGTGCCCACGGTCTACGGCGGCCGCCCCGGCACACCGGGGGACGCATCGGAACACGCCGTCCCCTACGTCGACTGCGACAACCGCGGCGGCGCCCGCGAGGCCGTACGCCATCTGGTCTCTCTCGGCCGGCAGCGGATCGGGCACATCGCGGGGCCCCGCGGCCAGACGTCGGCGCTCGACCGGATCGACGGCTACCGCGATGTGCTGCCCGACAGCGATCCGTCACTGGTCGTGGAGGGCGACTTCACCGTCGATGGCGGCGCCCGGGCGATGGCCGAACTGCTGGAGCGCCACCCCGGCCTCGACGCCGTGTTCGCGTCCAACGACCTGATGGCGTCCGGCGCCCTTCGGGTGCTGGGCGAGCACGGCCGCCGGGTACCGGAGGACGTGGCGCTGGTCGGCTTCGACGACATGGAGCAGGTCGCCGAAGCGACCGATCCTCCCTTGACGACCGTCCGTCAGGATGTCGAAGGCATGGGACGGTTGATGGTGCGGCTGCTGATGCAGAGGCTGAACGGCGAAGGGCAGGAGACCGATTCGGTGATCACACCGACCGAGCTGGTCCGACGGGTCTCGGCCTGA